TCTGAAATTTTTATCTTGTCATATGCCTTGCAGAATTCAGCAACCAATGCGAGAGGCTCTCCACCAAATAGCAGCCCTGGTAGATCAGCTGCTCTTCCTGCTGGCGCTTTGTGGTATGCAATTAGGAGACTCACTGTTCTCAGTTATATAtggtttttaaaatttcacaatacaatatatatttttattttttctagggGAACGCGTGCACTAAATAACCAACTGCCACTAGCCAGCGCAACAAGTTCTAATGGATTGCCGCCTGCCAGTGCACCAAGTTCTAATGGACTGCCGCCTGCCAGTGCACCAAGTTCTAATGGACTGCCACCTGCCAGTGCACCATGTTCCAATGGACTGCCGGCTGCCAGTGCACCAAGTTCTAGTGGACCTCTTAAACAGAAGGCTGAAATATGTAGTCCACTTCCATGCTCCACAGTTGTTGCCAATAATAGTCAGGTCTTGTCATTGCCTGCCGAAGCAGGAAAGAAAGCTATTCATAGCAAAGAAAGTGGCATTAGTCAAGAGAAACGTAAAATAGACATGTTAGAACCTGTTAAACAGTCTGTAGGAGCAGATGATGCAACCTATAGTTCTGAAAAACCTGATATCGCCATACGTCCTGCTTCTTCATTTATGAGCAGTCAGTTAGATATCACCCCGTCTTTGAAGGACACAGATATACATATGATCACATCATCCAGTGCTACAAATACCTTTGATATTCCTTTGATGTCCAATGGACCTAGTTTACCAAAAGATCCCTATGATGCCACAGATGTTGAGCAGAATGTATTCTcagatttttcatcatttagcATTGATAAACAACAAAAGTCACATGCTACCTGTGAAAAATCAGGGGAGCTGTCACCTTCTCAGACGAATGGGAAATCTGTGATTTGTGCAGATGGTGTATTTATCTCAAGACAAACGTCTGATTTGGGACTGGAAACACAGGATCAAGGAATACAAGACACAACTCCTGAAATGGAGGATGATTTGCTATCTTTCAATGCACAGAGACATAGGGACCCCGAAGTAATTTTGGAGAAAAGCCACTCATCAAGTCCTTCCATCTCTTTACACTCTTCAGGGCAGCTCAAGGGTTATTCTTCGCAGTTTGCCAATGGGGTTGGACCTATTAGAGCCAACATGCAAACTTTTGATCAGAGAGCTGATTCAGTATTACAGCCTTCTAGTATTGGAAAACTTTCTAATGGATACCTTGAAAATCCATTCAGTTGTGCGGGTAAATATTTGGGAAGCACTGATGACACTTATTATTTGTCTAGCGAAAGTAAGAGGATGCACATGAATAGGTTTGAAGGTGAAACTGCAACTGCGGATCATAGTTCTGCTGCAGATAGGGGAGAGAACAATATAATATCTAATATTTTGTCTATGGATTTCGATCCATGGAATGAGTCATTAGCCTCTCAGAACTTGGTTAAGTTGTTGGGAGAAACTGCTAAACAACAAGGGTCTAGAGTATCAAACTCAAGAAAAGTACAGAGCAGCCATCAATCAAGGTTCTCTTTTGCAAGGGAGGAAGAACCCATGAATGCATCAGCTGATTCTCGACCATCTTTAAGTTACATTGACAGAAGTTATAGTCATCGCCCTCTTGATCAAGATTTTCAAAATAGCAGAAGTTATCAGCTTGATGGTTTTGGTACTCGCAATGGTTTCTCTCTATTTAATAATCAGGAATCTAATGGTTTTGCCGACAATTATTCTCACCTCTCCTCTAATAAGCAATCAGGTTAGTATATCACTTGTTCTTTTTAATTCTATCCCCCTTATCTGTCTGTTCCTTTTAGTGTTCCAGATTTAGTTTGAGTGCAATTATCCAGAAGAAACAGAAGGTTTGAAGTGCCTAACTTACTGATTTTCTGGTTAATTCCCCAGTGTCGAGATCTCAGATGACTGCGCCTCCAGGGTTTTCAGCACCAAATAGGGCCCCACCCCCAGGCTTTGCATATGAGAAAATGGAACATAATTTTGCCTCTCTCTCTGGTCAGTAACTTTGAACTGTTGGTTTGATTTCTCTACATTATTGGACGTAATCTTGGATGCATCTCAAATCAGTTATTTTGCAGGTACCCACATGCTTGATACCACCTCCTTACTGCGCAATGAATATCCATCAATTGGCAATGTCAACAATGGGGACATTGAGTTTATGGATCCTGCAATTTTGGCAGTTGGTAAAGGCAGGGTTCAAAATGGCCTTAATGGCTCAAGTCTAGACATGTCTCCAAGTTTTCCTCCACAGCCAAGTGGTTTTGAAAATGAGGCAAGACTTCAGTTTCTCATGCAAAGATCTCTCTCTATGCATCAGAATCAGAGATACACTGATAATGGGGATAACTTTTTCAATGATGCTTATGGAATTTCTTCGAGGGTTGTGGAGCAAACTCTGGCCAACAATCTTTCCCCATTTTCACAACTCAATCTTCCCCAGGGTAGGAACTCTGTGATGTCAAATGGCCAGTGGGATGGCTGGAATGGGGTCCCAAGCGGAAATGACATGGGCATGGCTGAACTCCTCCGAAATGAAAGGCTGGGCTATAACAAGCTCTTTAATGGATACGAGGAACCAAAGTTCCGCATGTCCAATTCAGGCGAACTGTATAACAGAACATTCGGGATATAGATGTGCGTCTGGGATTTGTTCAGCTCGTTGAGCAGTTGTGGGAGAAACagtgaattagaaaaatcaTGTGTGACTAGCAGACGTGCTTGAGATGATCAAAGATACAATGATGCTGAAATGGTGGTAATAACTCAAGGATAGCTGTGAGGGAATATGATCGATTTGCCTTTCTAGAAGGAATCTTGATCATGACTGTCTGAATACTGCTTTCTGATTGGTGAAGGATGAAATCCTCGAAAACAGGATGTCCATAAACCAACAGGTTAGTGTTTTTCAATCAGCTTCTCAATGGTATGCTTATCTGGAGGTTCTATATTTGTTTCGTAGCACAGgtaaattcataaaatagaaGTTTCTTCTTTATCACAACAGAGACGCACATTGAGAAAACAATCAGTTAATGGAGTATTTGATTAAGAAGAAACCTTTCACAAATTTTACTGCTAATAGCTGGTATTATGCTTGAAATGATGCAACTACCTTGCTTGGAGTCATTGTCTGAAAACTATTTGTTTTCCAAGTTTTACGAGTGATGTGATTCCTGTTCGACTACATCTTTGCGTTTGCATTAATGCCTGTTTGTTTATGACGACATTTTCAGGTGAAAGCTGCTGAGTTCTTCGGGGCTCCACAGTTGTTTAGACAGGAAACCTTGCGTGATTGAGTTGGCAGGCGACGTGGGAATGGAGAATCAGGTTATCACACACATACATTACTTGGAGGCGTTGAGACACACACAGCTCACCTTTCTGAGCTTGCCTGCAATAATGCAAATAGTAAAAGCTGATACAAGTTATAGAAATATATATCTGTTTATACCGAACTTTCTCCCAATTATTCtgggaaaaaaaaatgaaatttctgCGTTAGCGATGAACAAGATTAGTTGTGTTGTGTGTTGCCTGTTATCTTGTTTCTTGACTAAACTGGGTGCGATAAAACGATGGTGTGCTTCTTCTGATTATCTTCATTGTGTGCAAGTAGAGCTGTCAAAATGGGCTTGACCCGACTCAATACAATCTGTAGTACACTTGAGATAAAAGAAAAGACTATTGTAATCCCTTAATTTGCTATCAAACAAACCATGGCATGATAGGATTATACATGAAATTTTATCCTTTTATTTTGTGGGTCCAAAGACATTTGTTCTTTCAATGAGAAAAAATAGAAGTAGTCTTATTTTGTACCTTAAGATGTGGAAACTATTAAGAAACAGTGAAATAATGGAAAACAGATGG
The DNA window shown above is from Solanum lycopersicum chromosome 11, SLM_r2.1 and carries:
- the LOC101252746 gene encoding uncharacterized protein isoform X1, with protein sequence MSDQGEKTCPLCAEEMDMTDQQLRPCKCGYQVCVWCWHHIMEMAEKDETEGRCPACRSPYNKEKIVGTAANCEKMVSSEKKLTSRKGKSKTADSRKQLSSVRVVQRNLVYIVGLPLSLADEDLLQRKEYFAQYGKVLKVSMSRTAAGAIQQFTNNTCSVYITYSKEEEAVRCIQAVHGFNLDGRPLRACFGTTKYCHAWLRSVPCTNPDCLYLHEIGSQEDSFTKDEVISAYTRSRVQQITGAITSMQRRSGSVLPPPADDYCNNSSVSAGKPFSKTATNNSATNARGSPPNSSPGRSAALPAGALWGTRALNNQLPLASATSSNGLPPASAPSSNGLPPASAPSSNGLPPASAPCSNGLPAASAPSSSGPLKQKAEICSPLPCSTVVANNSQVLSLPAEAGKKAIHSKESGISQEKRKIDMLEPVKQSVGADDATYSSEKPDIAIRPASSFMSSQLDITPSLKDTDIHMITSSSATNTFDIPLMSNGPSLPKDPYDATDVEQNVFSDFSSFSIDKQQKSHATCEKSGELSPSQTNGKSVICADGVFISRQTSDLGLETQDQGIQDTTPEMEDDLLSFNAQRHRDPEVILEKSHSSSPSISLHSSGQLKGYSSQFANGVGPIRANMQTFDQRADSVLQPSSIGKLSNGYLENPFSCAGKYLGSTDDTYYLSSESKRMHMNRFEGETATADHSSAADRGENNIISNILSMDFDPWNESLASQNLVKLLGETAKQQGSRVSNSRKVQSSHQSRFSFAREEEPMNASADSRPSLSYIDRSYSHRPLDQDFQNSRSYQLDGFGTRNGFSLFNNQESNGFADNYSHLSSNKQSVSRSQMTAPPGFSAPNRAPPPGFAYEKMEHNFASLSGTHMLDTTSLLRNEYPSIGNVNNGDIEFMDPAILAVGKGRVQNGLNGSSLDMSPSFPPQPSGFENEARLQFLMQRSLSMHQNQRYTDNGDNFFNDAYGISSRVVEQTLANNLSPFSQLNLPQGRNSVMSNGQWDGWNGVPSGNDMGMAELLRNERLGYNKLFNGYEEPKFRMSNSGELYNRTFGI
- the LOC101252746 gene encoding uncharacterized protein isoform X3, yielding MEMAEKDETEGRCPACRSPYNKEKIVGTAANCEKMVSSEKKLTSRKGKSKTADSRKQLSSVRVVQRNLVYIVGLPLSLADEDLLQRKEYFAQYGKVLKVSMSRTAAGAIQQFTNNTCSVYITYSKEEEAVRCIQAVHGFNLDGRPLRACFGTTKYCHAWLRSVPCTNPDCLYLHEIGSQEDSFTKDEVISAYTRSRVQQITGAITSMQRRSGSVLPPPADDYCNNSSVSAGKPFSKTATNNSATNARGSPPNSSPGRSAALPAGALWGTRALNNQLPLASATSSNGLPPASAPSSNGLPPASAPSSNGLPPASAPCSNGLPAASAPSSSGPLKQKAEICSPLPCSTVVANNSQVLSLPAEAGKKAIHSKESGISQEKRKIDMLEPVKQSVGADDATYSSEKPDIAIRPASSFMSSQLDITPSLKDTDIHMITSSSATNTFDIPLMSNGPSLPKDPYDATDVEQNVFSDFSSFSIDKQQKSHATCEKSGELSPSQTNGKSVICADGVFISRQTSDLGLETQDQGIQDTTPEMEDDLLSFNAQRHRDPEVILEKSHSSSPSISLHSSGQLKGYSSQFANGVGPIRANMQTFDQRADSVLQPSSIGKLSNGYLENPFSCAGKYLGSTDDTYYLSSESKRMHMNRFEGETATADHSSAADRGENNIISNILSMDFDPWNESLASQNLVKLLGETAKQQGSRVSNSRKVQSSHQSRFSFAREEEPMNASADSRPSLSYIDRSYSHRPLDQDFQNSRSYQLDGFGTRNGFSLFNNQESNGFADNYSHLSSNKQSVSRSQMTAPPGFSAPNRAPPPGFAYEKMEHNFASLSGTHMLDTTSLLRNEYPSIGNVNNGDIEFMDPAILAVGKGRVQNGLNGSSLDMSPSFPPQPSGFENEARLQFLMQRSLSMHQNQRYTDNGDNFFNDAYGISSRVVEQTLANNLSPFSQLNLPQGRNSVMSNGQWDGWNGVPSGNDMGMAELLRNERLGYNKLFNGYEEPKFRMSNSGELYNRTFGI
- the LOC101252746 gene encoding endochitinase A-like isoform X4, which translates into the protein MEMAEKDETEGRCPACRSPYNKEKIVGTAANCEKMVSSEKKLTSRKGKSKTADSRKQLSSVRVVQRNLVYIVGLPLSLADEDLLQRKEYFAQYGKVLKVSMSRTAAGAIQQFTNNTCSVYITYSKEEEAVRCIQAVHGFNLDGRPLRACFGTTKYCHAWLRSVPCTNPDCLYLHEIGSQEDSFTKDEVISAYTRVQQITGAITSMQRRSGSVLPPPADDYCNNSSVSAGKPFSKTATNNSATNARGSPPNSSPGRSAALPAGALWGTRALNNQLPLASATSSNGLPPASAPSSNGLPPASAPSSNGLPPASAPCSNGLPAASAPSSSGPLKQKAEICSPLPCSTVVANNSQVLSLPAEAGKKAIHSKESGISQEKRKIDMLEPVKQSVGADDATYSSEKPDIAIRPASSFMSSQLDITPSLKDTDIHMITSSSATNTFDIPLMSNGPSLPKDPYDATDVEQNVFSDFSSFSIDKQQKSHATCEKSGELSPSQTNGKSVICADGVFISRQTSDLGLETQDQGIQDTTPEMEDDLLSFNAQRHRDPEVILEKSHSSSPSISLHSSGQLKGYSSQFANGVGPIRANMQTFDQRADSVLQPSSIGKLSNGYLENPFSCAGKYLGSTDDTYYLSSESKRMHMNRFEGETATADHSSAADRGENNIISNILSMDFDPWNESLASQNLVKLLGETAKQQGSRVSNSRKVQSSHQSRFSFAREEEPMNASADSRPSLSYIDRSYSHRPLDQDFQNSRSYQLDGFGTRNGFSLFNNQESNGFADNYSHLSSNKQSVSRSQMTAPPGFSAPNRAPPPGFAYEKMEHNFASLSGTHMLDTTSLLRNEYPSIGNVNNGDIEFMDPAILAVGKGRVQNGLNGSSLDMSPSFPPQPSGFENEARLQFLMQRSLSMHQNQRYTDNGDNFFNDAYGISSRVVEQTLANNLSPFSQLNLPQGRNSVMSNGQWDGWNGVPSGNDMGMAELLRNERLGYNKLFNGYEEPKFRMSNSGELYNRTFGI
- the LOC101252746 gene encoding uncharacterized protein isoform X2; this encodes MSDQGEKTCPLCAEEMDMTDQQLRPCKCGYQVCVWCWHHIMEMAEKDETEGRCPACRSPYNKEKIVGTAANCEKMVSSEKKLTSRKGKSKTADSRKQLSSVRVVQRNLVYIVGLPLSLADEDLLQRKEYFAQYGKVLKVSMSRTAAGAIQQFTNNTCSVYITYSKEEEAVRCIQAVHGFNLDGRPLRACFGTTKYCHAWLRSVPCTNPDCLYLHEIGSQEDSFTKDEVISAYTRVQQITGAITSMQRRSGSVLPPPADDYCNNSSVSAGKPFSKTATNNSATNARGSPPNSSPGRSAALPAGALWGTRALNNQLPLASATSSNGLPPASAPSSNGLPPASAPSSNGLPPASAPCSNGLPAASAPSSSGPLKQKAEICSPLPCSTVVANNSQVLSLPAEAGKKAIHSKESGISQEKRKIDMLEPVKQSVGADDATYSSEKPDIAIRPASSFMSSQLDITPSLKDTDIHMITSSSATNTFDIPLMSNGPSLPKDPYDATDVEQNVFSDFSSFSIDKQQKSHATCEKSGELSPSQTNGKSVICADGVFISRQTSDLGLETQDQGIQDTTPEMEDDLLSFNAQRHRDPEVILEKSHSSSPSISLHSSGQLKGYSSQFANGVGPIRANMQTFDQRADSVLQPSSIGKLSNGYLENPFSCAGKYLGSTDDTYYLSSESKRMHMNRFEGETATADHSSAADRGENNIISNILSMDFDPWNESLASQNLVKLLGETAKQQGSRVSNSRKVQSSHQSRFSFAREEEPMNASADSRPSLSYIDRSYSHRPLDQDFQNSRSYQLDGFGTRNGFSLFNNQESNGFADNYSHLSSNKQSVSRSQMTAPPGFSAPNRAPPPGFAYEKMEHNFASLSGTHMLDTTSLLRNEYPSIGNVNNGDIEFMDPAILAVGKGRVQNGLNGSSLDMSPSFPPQPSGFENEARLQFLMQRSLSMHQNQRYTDNGDNFFNDAYGISSRVVEQTLANNLSPFSQLNLPQGRNSVMSNGQWDGWNGVPSGNDMGMAELLRNERLGYNKLFNGYEEPKFRMSNSGELYNRTFGI